A region of Schistosoma mansoni strain Puerto Rico chromosome 1, complete genome DNA encodes the following proteins:
- a CDS encoding putative gaba(A) receptor-associated protein has product MKFQYKEDRPFEKRLEEGQNIRKKYPSSVPVIVEKSPRARVGNLEKNKYLVPSDLTVGQFYFLIRKKIQLNPEEALFFFVKDIIPPTSATMGALYQEHHDRDLFLYIAYSDESIYGSVEDCTSS; this is encoded by the exons ATGAAATTCCAGTACAAAGAAGACCGTCCGTTTGAAAAACGCCTAGAAGAAGGGCAAAATATACGTAAAAAGTACCCTTCCAGCGTTCCA GTTATTGTTGAAAAATCACCTCGTGCACGTGTTGGCAATCTAGAGAAAAACAAATATCTAGTTCCTTCGGACCTAACTGTCGGACAATTTTACTTCCTGATTCGTAAAAAAATCCAATTAAATCCAGAAGAAGCGCTATTTTTCTTTGTTAAAGACATTATTCCTCCTACAAGCGCTACTATGGGTGCTCTCTATCAG GAACATCATGATCGTGATCTCTTCCTCTACATTGCATACAGTGATGAAAGTATATACGGATCAGTGGAAGATTGCACATCTTCATGA